Proteins found in one Triticum aestivum cultivar Chinese Spring chromosome 4D, IWGSC CS RefSeq v2.1, whole genome shotgun sequence genomic segment:
- the LOC123098336 gene encoding BTB/POZ domain-containing protein SR1IP1, with the protein MQTDTQFSSAAMKRTSDWIRSQEFPSDITIQVGGSSFNLHKLPLASKCGYIRKLVSGANGSRVTHLEITGMPGDAKAFDLVIKFCYGVNFEITADNVAMLRCAAEHLEMTEECKPGNLVGRTEAYLEEVALASLEGAVTALRRAEELLPASDKVQLIGRCIDAIATMTCGDGGHEGLDDVGAPPKPVDDWWADELTALRIDTFQRVMIAMKARGFKGIAMGTMIMLYAQKSLRRLDMNGRERKKMEPRQEHEKRVVLETIVSLLPREKNTMSVSFLSMLLRAAIYLDTSLACRLDLETRMAAQLGQAVLDDLLIPSSSPEGAGTAYDVDAVQRILAGYLENEGEATRLDYNTDDDFASAASPPNDVGPVGKLMESYLAEISSDVNLPVDKFTGLAELIPERARFNEDGMYRAIDIYLKAHPSLGEGERKKVCGVMDCQKLSREACAHAAQNDRLPVQTVVQVLYHEQRRLRVPPPSQAPSGAPSYAGGESPALSYRPTPSFNGRERSAPSSEVSRLQRENDELRMELLQMKMRLRDPSGAAPAAAPPLAAGGTRSFPTSGKPPLPKKQGGSGGGGGGGFMKKLGRLNPFVRDPLGGGKVRTKPPKDRRHSIS; encoded by the exons ATGCAGaccgatactcagttctcttcgGCCGCGATGAAGAGGACCAGCGACTG GATCCGTTCACAAGAATTCCCGAGCGATATTACCATTCAAGTTGGGGGGAGCAGCTTCAACTTGCACAAG CTCCCACTGGCATCTAAATGCGGCTACATAAGGAAGCTGGTGTCGGGGGCCAACGGGTCCAGGGTGACCCACCTCGAGATCACGGGCATGCCCGGCGACGCCAAGGCGTTCGACCTCGTCATCAAGTTCTGCTACGGCGTCAACTTCGAGATCACCGCCGACAACGTCGCCATGCTGCGCTGCGCCGCCGAGCACCTGGAGATGACCGAGGAGTGCAAGCCCGGGAACCTCGTCGGCCGGACCGAGGCCTACCTGGAGGAGGTGGCGCTGGCGAGCCTCGAGGGCGCGGTCACCGCGCTTCGCAGGGCCGAGGAGCTCCTCCCGGCGTCAGACAAGGTGCAGCTCATTGGCAGGTGCATCGACGCCATAGCGACCATGACATGCGGCGACGGTGGCCATGAGGGGCTGGACGACGTGGGCGCGCCACCGAAGCCTGTCGATGACTGGTGGGCCGACGAGCTGACGGCGCTGAGGATCGACACCTTCCAGAGGGTCATGATCGCCATGAAGGCGAGGGGATTCAAGGGCATCGCCATGGGGACGATGATCATGCTCTACGCTCAGAAGTCCCTTCGAAGACTG GACATGAACGGGAGGGAGCGGAAGAAGATGGAGCCGAGGCAGGAGCACGAGAAGCGGGTGGTTCTCGAGACGATCGTGAGCCTCCTGCCGAGGGAGAAGAACACCATGTCGGTGAGCTTCCTGTCGATGCTGCTCCGGGCGGCGATCTACCTCGACACGTCGCTGGCGTGCCGGCTCGATCTGGAGACGCGGATGGCCGCGCAGCTCGGCCAGGCCGTGCTCGACGACCTGCTCATCCCGTCCTCTTCGCCGGAGGGCGCCGGCACGGCCTACGACGTCGACGCAGTGCAGAGGATCCTCGCCGGCTACCTCGAGAACGAGGGCGAGGCGACGCGCCTGGACTACAACACGGACGACGACTTCGCCTCGGCGGCGTCGCCGCCCAACGACGTCGGCCCGGTCGGCAAGCTCATGGAGAGCTACCTCGCCGAGATCTCCTCGGACGTGAACCTGCCCGTTGACAAGTTCACCGGCCTCGCCGAGCTCATCCCGGAGCGCGCCCGGTTCAACGAGGACGGCATGTACCGCGCCATCGACATCTACTTGAAG GCGCATCCGTCGCTGGGCGAGGGCGAGAGGAAGAAGGTGTGCGGCGTGATGGACTGCCAGAAGCTGTCGCGGGAGGCGTGCGCGCACGCGGCGCAGAACGACCGGCTGCCGGTGCAGACGGTGGTGCAGGTGCTGTACCACGAGCAGCGGCGCCTCCGCGTGCCGCCGCCATCGCAGGCGCCGAGCGGCGCGCCGTCGTACGCCGGGGGGGAGTCGCCGGCGCTGTCGTACAGGCCGACGCCGAGCTTCAACGGGCGGGAGCGGAGCGCGCCGTCCAGCGAGGTGTCGCGGCTGCAGCGGGAGAACGACGAGCTTAGGATGGAGCTGCTCCAGATGAAGATGCGCCTGAGGGACCCGTCGGGCGCGGCACCGGCTGCGGCGCCGCCGCTCGCGGCGGGTGGAACCCGGAGCTTCCCGACGTCGGGGAAGCCGCCACTGCCGAAGAAGcagggcggcagcggcggaggaggcggcggcgggttcatgaagaagctcgggcggctcaaccCGTTCGTGCGCGACCCTCTGGGCGGCGGGAAGGTCCGCACGAAGCCGCCCAAGGATCGCAGGCACTCCATT